A window of the Hydrogenobacter sp. genome harbors these coding sequences:
- the rpsP gene encoding 30S ribosomal protein S16, with amino-acid sequence MALRIRLARFGRSHHPIYRIVVMDAKSPREGRYIDILGAYDPIRRHLELKEEKVKEWISKGAEITDRAKSLLRSAKIL; translated from the coding sequence ATGGCGCTCAGGATAAGGCTTGCAAGATTTGGAAGGTCACATCACCCCATATACAGGATAGTTGTCATGGACGCAAAAAGTCCAAGAGAAGGAAGATACATAGACATACTCGGAGCTTATGACCCAATAAGAAGACATTTAGAGCTTAAAGAGGAAAAGGTAAAAGAGTGGATATCAAAAGGTGCGGAAATTACTGACCGTGCCAAAAGTCTTCTCAGAAGCGCAAAAATACTCTAA
- a CDS encoding KH domain-containing protein codes for MSQLRDIVEITAKSLVDNPDHVNVVEIEGEKTVVIELRVDQKDLGKVIGKQGRIARSLRTILSAMGRKTNKRVVLEILE; via the coding sequence ATGAGTCAGCTGAGAGACATTGTAGAAATAACTGCCAAATCCCTCGTAGACAATCCGGATCATGTTAATGTAGTTGAAATTGAAGGGGAAAAGACAGTAGTTATTGAACTCAGGGTGGACCAAAAGGATCTGGGTAAAGTTATAGGTAAGCAGGGTAGGATAGCCAGGTCTCTCAGAACTATCCTTTCAGCCATGGGTAGAAAAACCAATAAAAGGGTTGTGCTTGAAATATTAGAGTGA
- a CDS encoding copper chaperone PCu(A)C, with product MRKLLFALSFSGVVFAVPKIEVKDAWVREVPPVSSMSAAYMVIENKGDAPDKLVGASTSIAKVVELHETVGGKMRKVKALEIPPGKSVELKPGGYHLMLINLTEKPKEGQKVEITLKFEKSGEVKVKADVKKSEGGMHMHEGH from the coding sequence ATGAGAAAGCTACTTTTTGCGCTCAGTTTTTCTGGGGTTGTATTTGCTGTGCCAAAAATAGAAGTCAAGGATGCATGGGTGAGGGAAGTACCACCAGTATCAAGCATGAGCGCTGCCTACATGGTAATTGAAAATAAGGGAGATGCACCTGATAAGCTTGTAGGCGCATCTACCAGTATAGCGAAAGTTGTAGAACTTCACGAAACGGTTGGGGGCAAAATGAGGAAGGTAAAAGCTTTAGAGATCCCTCCGGGCAAAAGCGTGGAACTAAAGCCGGGAGGATATCACCTTATGTTGATAAACCTCACAGAAAAACCCAAAGAGGGACAAAAGGTTGAAATAACGTTGAAGTTTGAAAAATCAGGGGAAGTTAAGGTAAAAGCTGACGTGAAAAAATCTGAAGGCGGTATGCATATGCACGAAGGACATTAA